One window of the Pyrus communis chromosome 17, drPyrComm1.1, whole genome shotgun sequence genome contains the following:
- the LOC137723713 gene encoding uncharacterized protein, whose translation MSDGALTVLDGSHLRGVDLTMLDADASLTGAQVLDLAVSKASSSLFGLSLPQSLKSSALSRISLQDDDAFRNAALDRAQALKVIGEYITAIADELKDDPLVISVLDGYNLRLFLEDEDDFAMLAENLFTDLDVEDKGKINKNEIGNALAQMGVEMGVPPVSEFPPLNDILTKHEADGDEEFGQAQFAQLLQPVLQELAEALAKKHVVSIQSIKIVNGSKLKKLLADEKQLNNVVEKIKQEEHHGKDGLGDADKIRSFLEKNGQELGVPPYEPEAVALLYDAVFADLNADKSAPEVGQDKFGTLVKEILEEFADQLEASPVFCDA comes from the exons ATGTCGGACGGAGCTTTGACGGTCCTCGACGGCAGCCACCTGAGAGGCGTCGACCTCACCATGCTGGATGCTGACGCCAGCCTAACGGGAGCTCAGGTCCTCGACCTCGCCGTCTCCAAAGCCTCTTCCTCCCTCTTCGGCCTCTCGCTGCCTCAGAGCCTCAAGTCCTCTGCTTTGAGTCGCATCAGCCTCCAAGACGACGACGCTTTCCGAAACGCGGCGCTCGATCGCGCGCAGGCTCTGAAGGTGATCGGCGAGTACATCACGGCGATCGCCGATGAATTGAAAG ATGATCCACTTGTCATATCTGTCTTGGACGGATACAATCTTCGACTGTTTTTAGAGGACGAGGATGATTTTGCAATGTTGGCGGAGAATCTGTTCACTGATCTGGATGTAGAAGATAAAGGAAAGATCAACAAGAATGAGATCGGGAATGCACTTGCTCAAATGGGAGTTGAGATGGGTGTTCCTCCCGTTTCAG AATTTCCTCCTTTAAATGATATCTTGACAAAACACGAAGCTGATGGGGACGAAGAATTTGGCCAAGCACAATTTGCTCAGCTACTCCAGCCGGTCCTGCAGGAACTAGCCGAGGCCCTGGCCAAAAAGCATGTTGTTTCTATCCAGAGCATCAAGATCGTCAATGGCTCTAAGCTAAAAAAG CTTTTGGCTGATGAGAAGCAATTGAACAATGTCGTTGAGAAGATAAAGCAAGAAGAGCACCATGGGAAGGACGGATTGGGGGATGCAGATAAAATTAGGAGTTTTCTTGAGAAAAATGGGCAAGAGTTGGGTGTGCCGCCGTACGAACCCGAGGCAGTTGCTCTTTTGTACGATGCAGTGTTTGCTGATCTAAACGCAGACAAGAGTGCTCCAGAAGTAGGCCAAGACAAATTTGGAACTCTTGTCAAGGAGATACTCGAGGAATTCGCAGATCAGCTAGAAGCGAGTCCTGTTTTTTGTGATGCTTGA
- the LOC137722388 gene encoding GDP-mannose 3,5-epimerase 2, translating into MGSAGETKYGAYTYENLEREPYWPSEKLRISITGAGGFIASHIARRLKNEGHYIIASDWKKNEHMTEDMFCHEFHLADLRVMDNCLKVTKNVDHVFNLAADMGGMGFIQSNHSVIFYNNTMISFNMVEASRINDVKRFFYASSACIYPEFKQLETNVSLKESDAWPAEPQDAYGLEKLATEELCKHYTKDFGIECRIGRFHNIYGPFGTWKGGREKAPAAFCRKALTATDKFEMWGDGLQTRSFTFIDECVEGVLRLTKSDFREPVNIGSDEMVSMNEMAEMVLSFEDKKLPIQHIPGPEGVRGRNSDNTLIKEKLGWAPTMRLKDGLRITYFWIKEQIEKEKAQGADLSVYGSSKVVGTQAPVQLGSLRAADGKE; encoded by the exons ATGGGAAGTGCTGGTGAAACTAAGTATGGTGCGTACACCTATGAGAACCTCGAGAGGGAGCCTTATTGGCCTTCCGAAAAGCTCCGAATTTCCATCACCGGGGCAGGTGGCTTTATCGCCTCCCACATTGCCCGTAGATTGAAGAATGAGGGTCATTACATCATTGCTTCTGACTGGAAGAAGAATGAGCACATGACTGAAGATATGTTCTGCCATGAATTCCATCTTGCTGACCTCAGGGTCATGGATAATTGCTTGAAGGTTACTAAGAATGTTGACCATGTGTTCAACCTCGCAGCTGATATGGGCGGAATGGGCTTCATTCAGTCCAACCATTCCGTCATCTTTTATAATAATACCATGATTAGCTTCAACATGGTCGAAGCTTCTCGGATCAATGATGTGAAGAG GTTTTTCTATGCTTCAAGTGCTTGTATTTATCCTGAATTTAAGCAGCTGGAAACCAATGTGAGCCTGAAGGAGTCTGATGCTTGGCCTGCAGAG CCTCAAGATGCTTATGGCTTGGAGAAGCTTGCAACTGAGGAATTGTGCAAGCACTACACCAAGGACTTCGGAATTGAGTGCCGTATTGGAAGGTTCCATAACATTTATGGTCCTTTCGGAACCTGGAAAG GTGGAAGGGAGAAGGCTCCTGCTGCTTTTTGCAGAAAGGCTCTCACTGCCACTGATAAGTTTGAGATGTGGGGAGATGGACTTCAGACCCGATCCTTCACTTTTATTGATGAATGTGTAGAAGGTGTTCTTCG GTTGACGAAGTCAGATTTCCGCGAGCCAGTGAATATTGGAAGCGATGAGATGGTTAGCATGAATGAGATGGCTGAGATGGTTCTTAGCTTTGAGGACAAGAAGCTGCCTATCCAGCACATTCCTGGGCCAGAGGGTGTCCGTGGTCGTAACTCGGACAACACGCTGATCAAAGAGAAACTTGGCTGGGCGCCTACCATGAGGTTGAAG GATGGTCTGAGAATTACATACTTCTGGATCAAGGAACAGATTGAGAAAGAGAAGGCACAAGGTGCTGACCTCTCGGTGTATGGCTCATCTAAGGTTGTCGGTACCCAAGCCCCAGTTCAACTTGGTTCGCTGCGTGCTGCTGATGGTAAAGAATGA
- the LOC137722919 gene encoding V-type proton ATPase subunit F-like produces MAGRAHIPNKSSALIAMIADEDTVTGFLLAGVGNVDLRRKTNYLIVDSKTTVKQIEDAFKDFTTKDDIAIVLISQYVANMIRFLVDSYNKPVPAILEIPSKDHPYDPAHDSVLSRVKYLFNTESVASGRR; encoded by the exons ATGGCCGGCAGAGCTCATATCCCCAATAAGAGTTCAGCCCTCATTGCCATGATTGCTGATGAG GACACTGTAACTGGATTTTTGCTGGCTGGAGTGGGCAACGTTGACTTGCGAAGAAAGACGAATTATCTCATTGTTGATTCAA AAACAACAGTGAAACAAATTGAAGATGCATTCAAAGACTTTACGACAAAGGATGACATTGCAATTGTCTTGATCAGCCAATAT GTTGCAAACATGATAAGGTTTCTAGTCGATAGCTACAATAAGCCGGTTCCAGCTATTTTGGAAATCCCTTCCAAGGATCATCCTTATGACCCTGCACACGACTCGGTTCTTTCACGAGTGAAGTACCTCTTCAACACCGAATCTGTGGCATCAGGAAGGCGGTGA
- the LOC137722618 gene encoding light-inducible protein CPRF2-like: MMDKVFSVEEMSDQLWSSSGPPANGGAADGDDLSKLNRSASEWAFQRFLQEASPYSPSPSPPTPPPPHHSSSSSSSAHHHDQDDVKEIKMVNSQHPHPNPTQTHCNNNTAAFNLRPPNVAVDSEEYQAFLKTKLDLACAAVALSRVKGSLVNAQEPVASADSGSHASSTSLLASQAPSKGAGYDLPSSPATQHRSVIPVRQATSGSSREMTDDEEAEGETAMNENMEPADVKRVRRMLSNRESARRSRRRKQAHLTELEEQASQLRVKNSSLMKRLTDADKKYNEAAVDNRVLKADIETLRAKVKMAEETVKRLTGSNPMFHAMLEMSSIGMAPFDGSPSEASTDAAVPVQDDPNQYFFQPASDNPIPTHDPRVKNDSTDVPSVENVQKNSAATSPADVSENKMGRTPSLQRVASLEHLQKRIRGGNPSNGEQ; the protein is encoded by the exons ATGATGGATAAGGTGTTTTCAGTGGAGGAAATGTCCGACCAGCTGTGGTCTTCCTCAGGGCCTCCGGCCAATGGCGGAGCCGCCGACGGTGACGACTTGTCTAAACTGAACCGGAGTGCATCCGAGTGGGCCTTCCAGCGCTTTCTCCAAGAAGCTTCTCCCTACTCGCCGTCACCCTCCCCGCCGACGCCGCCACCTCcgcatcattcttcttcttcttcttcttcagctcATCATCACGACCAAGACGACGTCAAAGAGATCAAGATGGTCAATTCCCAGCACCCCCACCCCAATCCAACTCAAACTCACTGCAACAACAACACGGCGGCGTTTAACCTGCGGCCGCCTAATGTCGCCGTCGATTCCGAGGAGTACCAGGCGTTCCTGAAGACCAAGCTCGATCTCGCCTGCGCCGCCGTGGCTCTGTCGCGGGTAAAG GGATCGTTGGTGAATGCTCAAGAACCTGTTGCGTCGGCTGACAGCGGCTCACACGCTTCCAGTACTTCACTACTCGCATCTCAAGCCCCTTCGAAAG GAGCTGGGTATGATTTACCTTCGTCACCTGCAACGCAACATAGATCTGTGATCCCAGTAAGACAAGCAACTAGCGGATCCTCGAGAGAAATGACAGATGATGAGGAAGCTGAAGGTGAAACAGCAATGAATGAGAATATGGAACCTGCTGATGTGAAACGCGTGAGAAG AATGCTGTCTAATAGAGAGTCAGCTAGACgctcaagaagaagaaagcaggCACATTTGACTGAGCTTGAGGAACAG GCATCTCAATTAAGAGTCAAGAACTCCTCTTTGATGAAGCGCCTGACTGATGCGGACAAGAAGTACAACGAAGCAGCTGTTGACAATAGAGTACTAAAAGCTGATATCGAAACATTGAGAGCAAAG GTAAAGATGGCTGAGGAGACAGTGAAAAGATTAACTGGGTCGAACCCCATGTTCCATGCCATGTTAGAGATGTCATCAATcggcatggcaccatttgaTGGAAGCCCTTCAGAGGCATCAACAGATGCTGCTGTTCCGGTGCAAGATGACCCAAATCAATACTTTTTTCAACCTGCTTCTGATAACCCTATACCAACTCATGACCCGAGAGTCAAGAATGATTCTACAGACGTTCCTTCTGTTGAAAATGTGCAGAAGAATTCTGCAGCAACATCACCAGCAGATGTGTCGGAGAACAAGATGGGACGAACACCTTCCCTACAGCGAGTTGCTAGCTTAGAGCATCTGCAAAAGCGGATAAGGGGCGGAAACCCATCCAATGGGGAGCAATAG
- the LOC137722620 gene encoding sec-independent protein translocase protein TATA, chloroplastic-like, with protein MEISSFTLSTPRSPLFLPSQSSQSTFLTSNGTTSLSFSKSTVNGSALVLSRSRTRTERAQKGMTCNALFGLGMPELVVIAGVAALVFGPKKLPEVGKSIGKTVKSFQQAAKEFETELKKEPEGLTETPTASSEEEKQEANVASSQENA; from the exons ATGGAGATTTCATCTTTTACTCTGTCCACTCCTAGATCCCCACTTTTTCTCCCGTCCCAATCATCCCAATCCACCTTCTTGACCAGCAATGGCACCACCTCTTTGTCCTTCAGTAAAAGCACTGTAAATGGCAGTGCTTTGGTTCTGAGCAGAAGCAGAACAAGAACTGAGAGAGCCCAGAAGGGTATGACGTGTAACGCTCTGTTTGGTCTTGGGATGCCGGAGCTTGTGGTTATAGCTGGTGTGGCGGCTCTGGTTTTTGGACCCAAGAAGCTGCCTGAAGTGGGGAAGAGTATTGGGAAGACTGTCAAGAGCTTCCAGCAG GCAGCAAAGGAGTTCGAGACGGAGCTTAAAAAAGAACCTGAGGGCCTCACAGAGACACCTACAGCGTcgagtgaagaagaaaaacaagaagccAACGTCGCAAGTTCACAGGAAAACGCATGA